From the Exiguobacterium aurantiacum genome, one window contains:
- a CDS encoding GNAT family N-acetyltransferase produces the protein MTHQFAVLTQPQAETIAYTWHYEGDYSFYNMEADKDDLAEFLNAEQRGQSVFAITSDGELVGFLSVTQPDAETVDIGLGMKPDLTGNGSGRTFVTSILDFVKVTYSPHRITLSVAAFNVRAIRVYETCGFTQTGSFQQSTNGSIFTFIQMEHQESPQNQAF, from the coding sequence ATGACCCATCAATTCGCTGTCCTGACCCAGCCACAGGCCGAAACGATCGCCTACACGTGGCACTATGAAGGGGATTATTCCTTTTATAATATGGAGGCCGACAAGGACGATTTAGCCGAATTTTTAAACGCCGAACAGCGTGGACAGTCGGTGTTCGCCATCACGTCCGACGGTGAGCTCGTCGGATTTTTGAGCGTCACGCAACCGGATGCTGAGACGGTTGATATCGGTCTCGGCATGAAACCCGATTTGACCGGGAACGGGAGCGGGCGAACGTTCGTCACATCGATTCTCGACTTCGTCAAAGTGACGTACTCGCCCCATCGCATCACCTTGTCCGTCGCCGCCTTCAATGTGCGTGCGATCCGTGTCTATGAGACGTGCGGGTTCACGCAGACCGGTTCGTTTCAACAATCAACGAACGGAAGCATATTCACTTTTATTCAGATGGAACATCAAGAAAGTCCTCAGAACCAAGCGTTCTGA
- a CDS encoding VOC family protein, whose amino-acid sequence MGIKLDMIGIVVEDMKRALDFYRLLGLSIPEAMDGEAHVEIDDGGVRLAFDTVEVAESVYGEWKPATGHRVELAFLCDSRDELDARYEAIVGQGHASHREPWDAFWGQRYAIVIDPDGNLISLFAA is encoded by the coding sequence ATGGGAATCAAGCTAGATATGATTGGCATCGTCGTCGAAGACATGAAACGGGCGCTCGATTTTTACCGTTTGCTCGGCCTGTCAATCCCGGAAGCAATGGATGGGGAAGCGCACGTCGAAATCGATGACGGCGGTGTCCGGCTCGCCTTCGATACGGTCGAAGTGGCGGAGTCGGTGTATGGGGAATGGAAACCGGCGACGGGGCACCGGGTCGAACTCGCCTTCTTATGCGATAGTCGGGATGAGCTGGATGCGCGCTATGAAGCGATCGTCGGGCAGGGCCATGCCTCGCACCGCGAACCGTGGGATGCGTTTTGGGGACAACGTTACGCCATCGTCATCGATCCGGACGGAAACCTGATCAGCCTATTCGCAGCATGA
- a CDS encoding winged helix-turn-helix transcriptional regulator gives MTTPFPVNKALDIIGGKWRPQVYCTLENGPRRFSEVQRAIPDVSRKVLTDQLRELEQLGMVRRIDYSTEKQLHVEYSLTEGALSLQPAMKALCSWGETHDE, from the coding sequence ATGACGACCCCGTTCCCCGTCAATAAGGCGCTCGACATCATCGGCGGTAAATGGCGGCCTCAAGTGTACTGTACGCTCGAGAACGGCCCCCGCCGCTTCTCGGAGGTTCAGCGCGCCATCCCCGACGTCAGCCGTAAAGTGTTGACCGACCAACTCCGTGAACTCGAACAACTTGGCATGGTCCGCCGCATCGACTATTCGACCGAGAAACAGCTTCACGTCGAATACTCGCTCACCGAGGGCGCACTCAGCCTGCAACCAGCCATGAAGGCGCTCTGCTCTTGGGGCGAGACACACGACGAATAA
- a CDS encoding lactoylglutathione lyase family protein, producing the protein MTYPRTFSHIGLSVPSVAEAVKFYEDVMGWYTIMQPSDVVEDDSPIGVMCTDVFGPGWGSFRIAHMSTGDKIGIELFEFPNNEKPENNFEFWKTGIFHYCVQDPDIEGLVEKIVAHGGKQRMPIREYYPGDKPYRMVYCEDPFGNLVEIYSHSYELTYSEGAY; encoded by the coding sequence GTGACTTATCCACGTACATTCTCACATATCGGACTATCGGTGCCGAGTGTGGCGGAAGCAGTGAAATTTTATGAGGACGTGATGGGCTGGTACACCATCATGCAACCATCGGACGTCGTCGAGGACGACTCGCCGATCGGTGTCATGTGCACGGACGTATTCGGACCGGGCTGGGGCAGCTTCAGAATCGCCCACATGTCGACGGGTGATAAGATTGGCATCGAGCTGTTCGAGTTCCCAAATAATGAGAAGCCGGAGAATAATTTCGAGTTTTGGAAGACGGGTATTTTCCACTATTGTGTTCAAGACCCGGACATCGAAGGGCTCGTTGAGAAAATCGTCGCCCATGGCGGAAAACAACGGATGCCAATCCGGGAATATTACCCGGGCGATAAACCGTACCGGATGGTGTATTGTGAAGACCCGTTCGGCAACCTCGTCGAAATCTACTCGCATTCCTATGAACTGACATATTCGGAAGGAGCGTATTGA
- a CDS encoding zinc-binding dehydrogenase, whose protein sequence is MKAWLLDQPGLEHLHIGEVERPTPDAGELLIKVEAVALNPVDYKVGTNGNSNWSYPHILGVDLVGEVVEVGSSLANIITGSRVAVHTSLGNNGGFAEYAVVDARACAVVPPDVSDEAAAAILCAGMTAYEAVMQKLNTRDKETILVHAGAGGVGGYAIQLAKKLGLKVFTTASPDNFDWVKALGADIAIDYNTEDVTERIMEETDGRGVDLILNTVGRDVATADLDRLAFSGQLAYIAGPPDTSNVKGFTLSPSIHEVALGAAHASEDERAIRNLAYMAEELMKLLEAGELNNLVTDVLPFDRLKDGLEQLQTRKVRGKLIVRVRD, encoded by the coding sequence ATGAAGGCTTGGCTACTTGATCAACCTGGATTAGAACATCTACACATCGGTGAGGTGGAGCGACCGACACCAGATGCGGGCGAATTGCTCATCAAAGTCGAAGCGGTCGCGTTGAACCCGGTCGACTATAAAGTCGGCACGAACGGCAACTCGAACTGGTCGTACCCGCACATCCTCGGGGTCGACCTCGTCGGGGAAGTCGTCGAAGTCGGCTCGAGCCTCGCCAACATCATCACCGGTTCACGTGTCGCCGTCCATACGAGCCTCGGAAACAACGGTGGTTTCGCCGAGTATGCGGTCGTTGATGCGCGCGCCTGTGCCGTCGTTCCGCCTGACGTGAGCGATGAGGCGGCAGCGGCCATCCTCTGTGCCGGTATGACGGCATATGAGGCGGTCATGCAGAAGTTGAACACGCGCGACAAAGAGACGATTCTCGTCCACGCCGGGGCGGGCGGAGTCGGCGGCTATGCGATCCAACTTGCGAAGAAACTTGGGCTTAAGGTGTTCACGACGGCGTCGCCTGACAATTTTGACTGGGTGAAAGCGCTCGGTGCCGATATCGCCATCGACTATAACACGGAAGACGTGACGGAACGGATCATGGAAGAGACGGACGGCCGCGGTGTCGACCTCATCTTAAACACGGTCGGTCGTGACGTCGCGACAGCCGACCTCGACCGGCTCGCCTTCAGCGGACAGCTTGCCTACATCGCCGGTCCACCGGATACGTCGAACGTGAAAGGCTTTACGCTCTCGCCGTCCATCCATGAGGTCGCCCTCGGTGCGGCCCACGCGAGTGAGGATGAGCGCGCCATCCGCAACTTGGCGTATATGGCCGAAGAGTTGATGAAGCTGCTCGAGGCGGGCGAGTTGAACAATCTCGTCACGGACGTTTTGCCGTTCGATCGGTTGAAAGATGGTTTGGAACAACTGCAAACACGAAAAGTACGCGGGAAATTGATTGTCCGGGTACGCGATTAA
- a CDS encoding threonine aldolase family protein yields the protein MNLRTSYQQTSHQLSGHGRRNVGVLQQAFADVDPNQASDHYGTGEAIERFEQKLAQELGTEDAIFFPSGTMAQQIALRIWADETGNRNVAYHPLCHLEIHEQDGLKELHHLEPMLIGDDKRLMTIDEVKALPDVACLLIELPQRELGGYLPPFTELEAISHHCRERGIRLHLDGARLFETLPYYEKTAADVCALFDSVYVSFYKGIGGIAGAILAGPKPFCTEARVWKRRYGGDLIGLYPYIIPADYYYELRKDRMGTYYEQAKELARRFNALDGVWTTPDVPVTSMFHLHMNGSTEAVSSWIERVQTETGIGITGYVVPHNGYCSTEISVGDGVGEIDESQLARLFEQLER from the coding sequence ATGAATTTACGAACATCGTATCAACAGACGTCGCATCAGTTGAGCGGTCACGGCAGACGGAACGTCGGCGTCTTGCAGCAGGCGTTCGCCGACGTTGACCCGAATCAGGCGAGCGATCATTACGGGACGGGCGAAGCGATTGAGCGGTTCGAGCAGAAACTGGCGCAAGAACTCGGCACGGAAGACGCCATCTTCTTCCCGAGCGGCACGATGGCGCAACAGATTGCGTTACGGATTTGGGCGGACGAGACCGGAAATCGAAACGTCGCTTATCATCCGCTCTGTCACTTGGAGATTCATGAACAGGACGGGTTGAAGGAGTTGCATCACCTCGAGCCGATGTTGATTGGGGACGACAAGCGGTTGATGACGATCGACGAAGTGAAGGCGTTGCCGGACGTCGCCTGCCTGTTGATCGAGTTGCCGCAACGGGAGCTCGGAGGATATTTGCCGCCGTTCACCGAACTTGAGGCGATCAGTCATCATTGCCGAGAGCGAGGGATTCGTTTGCATCTCGACGGGGCACGTTTATTCGAGACACTCCCGTATTATGAGAAGACGGCAGCGGACGTATGTGCCTTGTTTGATAGCGTCTACGTCTCATTCTACAAAGGTATCGGCGGCATCGCCGGAGCCATCTTGGCCGGACCGAAACCGTTCTGTACCGAGGCGAGAGTATGGAAACGGCGGTACGGCGGCGATTTGATCGGACTATATCCGTACATCATTCCGGCTGACTATTACTATGAGTTGCGAAAAGACCGGATGGGGACGTACTATGAACAGGCGAAGGAACTGGCGCGTCGCTTCAATGCGCTTGACGGGGTGTGGACGACACCGGACGTACCGGTGACGAGCATGTTCCATCTTCATATGAACGGCAGTACGGAAGCTGTTTCAAGTTGGATCGAACGTGTCCAGACGGAGACAGGCATCGGCATCACCGGTTATGTCGTGCCGCATAACGGCTATTGTTCGACCGAAATCAGTGTCGGTGACGGGGTTGGGGAGATTGATGAATCTCAACTCGCTCGACTATTCGAACAATTAGAGCGATGA
- a CDS encoding YidH family protein, whose product MKLDLEKTVDSQYIQQHLANERTFLAWIRTAITVIGIGFLVTNFHYYRSENLSGAEHQLITAIGILSIIFGIATILVGTRSYLKKVHTINSQQFKSAKMSLVALAIGMVFIFTLILIVSYFLF is encoded by the coding sequence ATGAAACTAGACTTAGAGAAGACGGTCGATTCGCAGTACATCCAGCAACATCTCGCGAATGAGCGGACATTCCTCGCTTGGATCCGGACGGCGATCACGGTCATCGGAATCGGTTTTCTCGTGACGAACTTTCATTACTATCGAAGCGAGAACTTGAGCGGGGCCGAGCATCAATTGATCACGGCGATCGGCATCTTGTCGATTATCTTCGGGATTGCGACGATCCTCGTCGGGACCCGGTCGTATTTGAAAAAGGTCCATACAATCAACTCTCAGCAGTTCAAGTCGGCGAAGATGAGCCTCGTCGCGCTCGCCATCGGGATGGTGTTCATTTTCACCTTGATCTTGATTGTCAGCTACTTCTTATTTTAA
- a CDS encoding SRPBCC family protein, with protein MEKVKSQVEGNTLVVERSFNAPRELVFEAFSTPAHLESWWGPAGWKTEIRTFEFEPGGTWHYKMTCVDKDQGDYYGMESWGKSTFLEIDSHRKIVYTDAFSDADGHVNPELPVMTITNEFVDIPNGTLFISRSEFTDAESLQQVVEMGAVEGFSSQLERLDAIISR; from the coding sequence ATGGAAAAAGTGAAATCTCAAGTCGAAGGCAACACGTTAGTCGTCGAACGAAGTTTCAACGCACCACGTGAGCTCGTGTTCGAGGCGTTCTCGACACCGGCCCACCTCGAATCCTGGTGGGGGCCGGCCGGATGGAAGACGGAGATTCGAACGTTCGAGTTCGAACCTGGGGGCACGTGGCATTACAAAATGACATGTGTCGACAAGGATCAAGGCGATTATTATGGTATGGAGTCATGGGGGAAATCGACGTTTCTCGAGATTGATTCGCATCGAAAAATCGTCTACACGGATGCGTTCTCGGACGCAGACGGGCACGTCAATCCAGAACTCCCCGTCATGACGATCACCAATGAGTTCGTTGATATCCCGAACGGCACGTTGTTCATCAGCCGCTCCGAATTCACGGACGCCGAGTCGCTCCAGCAAGTCGTCGAGATGGGGGCCGTCGAAGGTTTCTCCTCGCAACTCGAGCGGCTCGACGCCATCATCTCGCGATAA
- the gshAB gene encoding bifunctional glutamate--cysteine ligase GshA/glutathione synthetase GshB: MQKRFNQLTNQLLRGRFAIEREMLRVTPEGTLAVTKHPAKLGDKATHPYITTDFSESQIELITPTFPTVEAAHNFLETLYDITALNIGDERLWPQSMPCALPEGGIIPLADFGSSGLEAGRYREHLLQKYGAKKQLISGVHFNFSFADELIASLYEGSPERYDRFKNDLYLKLVRNYLRTRWLVVYLLGGTPAVHTSYEERCVSQMQALSEDVYSNTTALSYRNSDCGYTNVEPLYPDYSTLSDYTASVRRFIAQGDIANPNELYSPIRLKTSRGGNDLERLEANGIDYIEIRNIDLNPFEKTGIALSDLKFLHVFLLYLTMKDETRFADWQAEAFYNQQRVAKEGLSPTLTLMRDGEAMALQTYALDLLDEVEAFNERYTLGFDDVFASVRDRIDRVEATYASRLTTAMTSEGYTDWSLRQAEMFYQDAYANRFRMHGYTDMELSTQILMKAALKRGYAVDVIDRDDQFIRIRNGNQTEYVKQATKTSKDNYVSVLMMENKTVTKHVLAEHGIRVPSGVELRTETDLQNAWPTFANQSIVLKPKSTNFGIGIHIFKEGTTFDETLEAFRHARTFDDVVLLETFLPGNEYRFLVIGDEVAGILHRVPANVTGDGVSTIRELVTKKNEDPLRGKGYKTPLEKIDIDDIVVAFLRPQGKTPDSVLADGELVFLRENSNISTGGDSIDYTDRIADFYKQIAVDSAKAIGATICGVDMMIPSLDGDIDYGIIELNFNPAIHIHSFPYEGKERPIGETVLDLLFDARG; this comes from the coding sequence TTGCAGAAGCGATTTAATCAACTTACAAACCAGTTGTTGCGCGGCCGTTTCGCCATCGAGCGTGAGATGCTTCGCGTGACACCTGAAGGGACCCTCGCCGTCACAAAGCATCCAGCCAAGCTCGGTGACAAGGCGACACACCCGTATATCACGACCGACTTCTCGGAAAGTCAGATTGAACTGATTACCCCGACGTTTCCGACCGTCGAAGCGGCGCACAATTTCTTAGAGACACTTTACGACATCACGGCACTGAACATCGGTGACGAGCGGCTCTGGCCACAGTCGATGCCATGTGCGCTCCCGGAAGGCGGCATCATTCCACTTGCCGATTTTGGCAGTTCCGGACTTGAGGCCGGCCGTTATCGTGAACACCTGCTCCAAAAATACGGGGCGAAAAAACAGCTTATCTCGGGCGTCCATTTCAACTTCTCGTTCGCAGATGAGTTGATCGCCTCCCTCTATGAAGGGTCACCGGAACGTTACGACCGTTTCAAGAACGACCTTTATTTAAAACTCGTCCGCAACTATTTACGGACACGTTGGCTCGTCGTCTATCTGTTAGGCGGGACACCGGCCGTCCATACGAGTTATGAAGAACGTTGCGTCAGTCAAATGCAGGCGCTCAGCGAGGATGTATATTCGAATACGACGGCGTTGTCATACCGGAATAGTGATTGCGGCTATACGAACGTCGAGCCGCTCTATCCGGATTATTCGACACTCTCGGACTACACCGCTAGCGTACGCCGTTTCATCGCGCAAGGCGATATCGCCAACCCGAACGAGCTCTACTCTCCGATTCGACTGAAGACGTCACGGGGCGGTAATGACTTAGAACGCCTCGAAGCGAACGGCATCGACTATATTGAGATTCGTAACATCGACCTCAATCCGTTCGAGAAGACCGGCATCGCGCTGTCCGACTTAAAGTTCCTGCACGTCTTTTTGCTCTACTTGACGATGAAAGACGAGACACGATTCGCGGACTGGCAAGCCGAGGCGTTTTACAACCAGCAACGCGTGGCGAAAGAAGGGTTATCCCCGACGCTTACACTCATGCGGGACGGCGAGGCGATGGCGCTCCAGACGTATGCGCTCGATTTGCTCGATGAAGTCGAAGCGTTCAATGAACGGTACACTCTCGGGTTCGATGACGTCTTCGCCTCCGTCCGAGATCGGATTGACCGTGTCGAGGCAACGTATGCATCACGCCTGACGACCGCGATGACGAGCGAAGGTTATACAGACTGGTCGCTCCGACAAGCCGAAATGTTCTATCAAGACGCGTACGCCAACCGATTCCGGATGCACGGCTACACGGATATGGAGCTGTCGACGCAGATTTTGATGAAGGCGGCCCTGAAACGCGGCTATGCCGTCGACGTGATCGACCGGGATGATCAGTTCATCCGAATCCGGAACGGTAACCAGACCGAATACGTCAAACAAGCGACGAAGACGTCGAAAGACAACTACGTATCGGTCCTCATGATGGAAAACAAGACGGTGACAAAACACGTGCTCGCCGAACACGGCATCCGTGTACCGAGCGGGGTCGAACTCCGCACTGAAACCGATTTACAAAACGCCTGGCCGACGTTCGCGAATCAATCAATCGTCTTGAAACCAAAATCGACGAACTTCGGAATCGGCATCCACATCTTCAAGGAGGGCACGACGTTCGACGAGACGCTAGAGGCGTTCCGTCACGCCCGTACGTTTGACGACGTCGTTCTGCTCGAGACATTCCTGCCTGGGAACGAGTATCGTTTCCTCGTCATCGGAGACGAGGTCGCGGGCATTTTGCACCGTGTCCCGGCGAACGTGACCGGGGATGGCGTGTCGACAATCCGTGAACTCGTCACCAAGAAAAATGAGGACCCGCTCCGCGGCAAAGGCTATAAAACACCGCTCGAGAAGATTGACATCGATGACATCGTCGTGGCGTTCCTTCGTCCACAAGGCAAGACACCGGACAGCGTCCTCGCGGATGGTGAGCTCGTCTTCCTTCGTGAGAACTCAAACATCAGCACGGGCGGTGACAGCATCGACTATACAGACCGGATCGCCGACTTCTATAAACAGATTGCGGTCGATTCAGCAAAAGCAATCGGTGCGACGATTTGCGGCGTCGATATGATGATTCCGTCGCTGGATGGAGACATCGACTACGGCATCATCGAGCTGAACTTCAATCCGGCCATCCACATCCACTCCTTCCCATATGAAGGCAAGGAACGGCCAATCGGCGAGACCGTGCTCGATTTGTTATTTGACGCAAGAGGTTGA
- a CDS encoding MATE family efflux transporter, with protein sequence MLKESFIVKTIDLTTGQVQRVIVALALPLVGSSLLQFTYSLVDMFWVGALGSDAVASIGAASFYIMLGQAIQSLIVVGAGIKVSQAVGRRDQELIQRYVRAGRRMNLGIGLLFVVLLILFGQTLIGFLNMNAPDVERLAYSYLLVSAPMLVFSFFNLLFARLFSAYGNTTTAMRINATGVTLNMILSPLFIYPLGLGVVGAGLATLVANVVMFGFFWHRARALFDWEETVEPNRTDYKEILRLGFPMATQRVLFTVISIFLARMIGSYGTEAIAAQRIGLQIESIAYMMIGGLNGAIASYTGQNLGARKVDRVHEGYRVTTRLGVLYTGLITLVFLFVPNVLIGLFVDDPRTIEIGASYLRIIGISLIFASFEMIGNGYFSGLGLPKIPATISIVFTVARIPLALALEPYLGLDAIWWSIAISSIVKGLVSAIYVRLMKKEVTSLAEAI encoded by the coding sequence GTGTTGAAGGAGTCTTTCATCGTGAAAACCATCGATTTGACGACCGGTCAGGTTCAACGCGTCATCGTGGCGCTCGCCCTGCCGCTCGTCGGCAGTTCGCTTTTACAGTTCACCTATAGTCTCGTCGATATGTTCTGGGTCGGCGCGCTCGGTAGCGATGCCGTCGCCAGCATCGGCGCGGCCAGTTTTTATATCATGCTCGGTCAGGCGATTCAATCGCTCATCGTCGTCGGCGCCGGCATCAAAGTGTCGCAAGCCGTCGGGCGGCGGGATCAGGAGTTGATTCAGCGCTACGTCCGGGCTGGGAGGCGAATGAACCTCGGGATCGGACTGTTGTTCGTCGTTCTCCTGATTCTGTTCGGGCAGACATTAATCGGCTTTTTGAATATGAACGCCCCTGACGTCGAACGGTTGGCGTACAGCTATTTGCTCGTCAGTGCACCGATGCTCGTGTTCTCGTTCTTCAACTTGCTGTTCGCCCGTCTGTTCAGTGCTTATGGCAATACGACGACGGCAATGCGTATCAACGCGACCGGGGTCACGCTCAATATGATCCTGTCACCGCTCTTCATCTATCCGCTCGGACTCGGGGTCGTCGGTGCCGGTCTCGCGACGCTCGTCGCGAACGTCGTCATGTTCGGCTTCTTCTGGCACCGGGCCCGCGCCTTGTTCGATTGGGAGGAGACGGTCGAACCAAATCGCACGGACTATAAAGAAATTCTTCGCCTCGGTTTCCCGATGGCGACCCAGCGCGTCTTGTTCACGGTCATCAGCATCTTCCTCGCTCGCATGATCGGCTCATACGGGACCGAAGCGATCGCGGCCCAGCGCATCGGGCTTCAAATCGAGTCGATCGCCTATATGATGATTGGTGGACTGAACGGTGCCATCGCGAGTTACACGGGGCAAAATCTCGGCGCCCGCAAAGTGGACCGGGTCCATGAAGGCTACCGGGTGACGACACGGCTCGGTGTCTTGTATACCGGGCTGATCACCCTCGTGTTTTTATTCGTACCGAACGTCCTGATCGGGCTGTTCGTCGATGATCCGAGAACGATCGAAATCGGCGCGAGTTATTTACGCATCATCGGGATTTCGCTCATCTTCGCCTCCTTCGAGATGATTGGGAACGGTTATTTCTCGGGGCTCGGACTCCCGAAAATCCCAGCGACGATCTCAATCGTCTTCACCGTCGCCCGCATCCCGCTCGCGCTTGCCCTCGAGCCCTATCTCGGTCTCGATGCCATTTGGTGGAGCATCGCCATATCAAGCATCGTCAAAGGGCTCGTCTCCGCCATCTATGTCCGACTAATGAAAAAGGAAGTGACTTCCCTTGCAGAAGCGATTTAA
- a CDS encoding helix-turn-helix transcriptional regulator encodes MPLINRVKELRARHQLTQGDLAAKVGVTRQTIISLEKGSYTPSLLLAMQIARVFEEPVESIFTIEEETE; translated from the coding sequence ATGCCATTAATCAATCGCGTCAAAGAGTTGCGGGCCCGGCATCAATTGACCCAAGGCGACTTGGCAGCCAAGGTCGGTGTGACGAGACAGACGATCATCTCGCTCGAAAAAGGGAGCTACACGCCGTCGCTTCTGCTGGCGATGCAAATCGCGCGCGTGTTCGAGGAGCCGGTCGAATCCATTTTCACAATTGAGGAGGAAACAGAATGA
- a CDS encoding ring-cleaving dioxygenase, with translation MKAIIGQHHVSAMTGDALKNLRFYTEILGMRLVKKTVNQDDPSMYHLFYADESGTPGTDLTFFELPFLGQTYKGSSSISRTALRVPDGSLSYWLERFTAFGVLHDPVEEVLGRPTLYFEDEEGQRLCLVEGGSGTPWNNGPVPADVAVFGLGFSEWTVRRIEKTERVLTDVLGYRFASEFERNGQTVRVFETGDGGVATEIHLVDRADLPSERPGRGSVHHVAIRVEDDDEMARWVERLDSFGISHSGLIDRYYFKSIYFREPSGILVELATDGPGFATDEPVETLGERLALPPFLEPRRAEIEAKLKPL, from the coding sequence ATGAAGGCGATTATAGGACAACACCACGTGTCGGCGATGACAGGGGACGCGTTGAAGAACTTGCGATTCTACACAGAGATACTCGGGATGCGACTCGTCAAAAAGACGGTCAACCAAGACGATCCGTCGATGTATCACTTGTTTTACGCGGATGAATCAGGGACGCCGGGAACGGATTTGACGTTCTTCGAGTTGCCGTTTCTCGGGCAGACGTATAAAGGATCGAGCAGCATCTCACGGACGGCGCTCCGGGTGCCGGACGGGTCGTTATCGTACTGGTTGGAACGCTTTACCGCCTTTGGTGTGTTACATGATCCGGTCGAGGAAGTGCTCGGTCGGCCAACGCTTTACTTCGAGGACGAGGAGGGGCAACGGCTCTGTCTCGTCGAGGGCGGGTCAGGGACACCGTGGAATAACGGACCGGTGCCGGCAGACGTCGCCGTCTTCGGCCTCGGATTTAGCGAGTGGACGGTGCGGCGAATTGAGAAGACGGAGCGGGTGCTGACGGACGTGCTCGGTTATCGCTTCGCGTCTGAGTTCGAACGGAACGGTCAAACGGTTCGTGTGTTCGAGACGGGGGATGGCGGTGTAGCGACAGAGATTCATCTCGTCGACCGTGCTGATTTACCGTCGGAGCGCCCGGGCCGGGGCAGTGTCCATCACGTCGCGATCCGCGTCGAGGACGATGACGAGATGGCGCGTTGGGTCGAGCGGCTCGATTCATTCGGAATCAGTCATTCGGGCCTAATCGACCGTTATTATTTCAAATCGATTTATTTTCGCGAACCGAGTGGGATTTTGGTGGAACTTGCGACGGACGGACCTGGTTTTGCGACGGACGAACCGGTCGAGACGCTCGGGGAACGTTTGGCGCTGCCGCCGTTTCTCGAACCACGACGAGCCGAGATTGAGGCCAAATTGAAGCCGTTATAA
- a CDS encoding RrF2 family transcriptional regulator yields the protein MRLTQTCDYALRTLMYSATFSHRLVTIQEVADQYQISKNHVMKVVYELGKHGYLESVRGRGGGFRLARPMEDINVGDVVRTMEPFELVECFGEGRCVIAPACDLRSVLNEAMLAFLHVLDRYTIADLVANRTNELAMLLGIQNPTD from the coding sequence ATGCGGCTCACGCAAACGTGCGATTACGCACTCCGAACACTCATGTATAGCGCCACGTTCTCGCATCGTCTCGTGACGATTCAAGAAGTGGCGGATCAATATCAGATTTCAAAGAACCACGTCATGAAAGTCGTCTATGAGCTCGGCAAGCACGGATATCTCGAATCGGTGCGCGGCCGTGGCGGCGGTTTCCGACTCGCCCGACCGATGGAAGACATCAACGTCGGCGACGTCGTTCGGACGATGGAACCGTTCGAGCTCGTCGAATGTTTCGGCGAAGGCCGATGCGTCATCGCGCCCGCGTGCGATCTGCGGAGCGTCTTGAACGAGGCGATGCTCGCCTTCCTGCACGTGCTCGACCGCTATACGATTGCCGACCTCGTCGCCAACCGGACGAACGAACTGGCCATGTTGCTAGGCATACAAAACCCGACGGACTGA